One genomic segment of Helianthus annuus cultivar XRQ/B chromosome 14, HanXRQr2.0-SUNRISE, whole genome shotgun sequence includes these proteins:
- the LOC110904493 gene encoding FAD synthase gives MEIDKAIRDSDDRRLKTKYHNAIYVIQRALALYSIEEVAFSFNGGKDSTVLLHLLRAGYFLHQVERGHSNGGLSDGEFTFPIRTIYFETPSVFPEINSFTYETAASYGVKLDIIREDFKSGLEALLKAKSTKAIFLGVRIGDPTAVGQEQFSPSSPGWPPFMRVNPILDWSYRDVWAFLLTCKVPYCSLYDQGYTSIGSIHDTVPNALLSIKDPGVEKQKFRPAYMLSDGRSERAGRARKLSAAAACVPAASNGLKCAEPHQGSIYTASIVAVGDEILFGIVEDQLGPSLCKKLHSIGWLVSQMATVRCEVDSVAEEVERRKSMSDLVFIYGGVGPLHTDVTVGGVAKAFGVRLAPDEEYEEYLSHLFGDKCTGNRNEMAQLPEGITELLEHEKLPVPLIKCHNVIVLTATNVDELDRQWDALIDLRSTNLLAPTGPFVSKHLETSLSDLEVAQPLSKIAIEFPDIYTGCYRKTRAGPLIITLEGKDQETVEAAMEALSKKLPSGVKQMSV, from the exons ATGGAGATCGATAAAGCTATTAGAGATAGCGATGATCGGAGGCTAAAGACCAAGTATCACAACGCCATTTATGTTATTCAAAGAGCTCTTGCCCTCTACTC TATCGAAGAGGTGGCATTCAGCTTCAATGGAGGAAAGGATTCAACT GTTTTGCTGCACTTGCTTAGAGCAGGATACTTTTTGCATCAAGTGGAACGTGGACATTCAAACGGGGGTCTATCTGATGGTGAATTTACATTTCCAATAAGGACAATATATTTTGAAACCCCTTCTGTCTTCCCTGAAATCAATTCGTTCACTTACGAAACAGCTGCTAG TTATGGTGTGAAGTTAGATATCATTCGCGAAGATTTCAAGTCTGGTTTGGAGGCTCTACTAAAGGCAAAATCAACCAAAGCTATTTTTCTTGGTGTTCGAATTGGTGACCCCACTGCT GTTGGTCAAGAACAGTTCTCTCCGAGCTCCCCGGGATGGCCACCGTTCATGAGAGTGAATCCAATCTTGGATTGGTCATATAG AGATGTCTGGGCTTTTCTTTTGACATGCAAGGTTCCGTACTGTAGCCTTTATGATCAAGG ATACACGTCAATTGGAAGCATCCATGACACAGTTCCAAATGCATTACTATCTATCAAAGATCCTGgtgttgaaaaacaaaaattccgACCTGCGTATATGCTTTCTGACGGAAGATCGGAGAGAGCAGGGAGAGCAAGAAAGTTATCTGCGGCTGCCGCCTGTGTACCTGCCGCCAGCAACGGCCTGAAATGTGCGGAACCTCATCAGGGCAGCATCTACACAGCCTCCATTGTAGCCGTTGGTGATGAAATTCT CTTTGGAATTGTTGAGGATCAATTGGGACCATCGTTGTGTAAAAAGCTTCATTCAATAGGTTGGTTGGTATCGCAAATGGCTACTGTACGGTGTGAG GTAGATTCTGTCGCTGAAGAAGTCGAAAGGCGAAAGTCCATGAGTGATCTG GTGTTCATATATGGAGGGGTTGGCCCGTTACATACAGATGTTACTGTCGGTGGAGTTGCCAAAGCATTTGGCGTTCGCTTG GCTCCAGATGAAGAATACGAAGAATATCTTAGCCACCTGTTTGGTGATAAGTGCACTGGCAACCGCAACGAG ATGGCCCAGCTGCCTGAAGGCATTACAGAACTGctagaacatgagaagcttccgGTTCCACTG ATCAAGTGTCATAATGTCATTGTGCTCACTGCAACAAATGTTGATGAGTTAGACCGACAATGGGATGCTTTGATTGATTTAAGGTCTACTAATCTGCTAGCACCAACAGGACCGTTTGTATCGAAGCATTTAGAAACGTCACTCTCAGAT TTAGAAGTTGCTCAGCCTCTATCCAAGATTGCTATTGAATTTCCTGATATCTACACTG GGTGTTATCGGAAAACCAGAGCTGGGCCTCTCATCATAACCCTTGAAGGGAAG GATCAAGAAACAGTAGAAGCAGCAATGGAAGCACTTTCCAAGAAGTTACCATCTGGCGTCAAACAAATGTCGGTTTGA